The window GACGCCACCATCCTGCTCGGCTACTCCGCGCAGGCCCCGGGCCAGTTCAAGGTCATCGAGATGGAGAAGGACGGCGCCCCGTTCACCAACGAGTACTACGGCGTCGGCCTGGCCAAGGACGACTCCGAGGGCACCGACGCCATCAACGCGGCCCTCACCGAGCTCCACGAGTCCGGCGAGTTCGACAACCTGCTGCAGAAGAACCTCGGTGGTGACGAGGCCGTTGCACCGGGCACGCCGGGCGACCTGTCCTTCCTCGACAACTAGCAGACCGCCGACTAGGAGTCCCTCATGACGACGCTATGGGCCGAGCTCGGTCCCCGGTTGTGGCCGGCCTTCTGGCTGACCATCCAGCTGACGGTCTACTCCGCCATCGGGTCGATGATCCTCGGTACCATTCTCACCGCCATGAGGGTCTCCCCCGTGAAGATCCTGCGCGGGTTGGCCACGTTCTACATCAACACGGTCCGTAACACCCCGCTCACCCTGATCATCATCTTCTGTTCCTTCGGCCTGTACCAGAACCTCGGTCTGGTCCTGGCCGACCGGACCTCCCCCACCTTCCTGGTGGACAACAACTTCCGGCTCGCGGTGCTCGGCTTCGTGCTCTACACCTCGGCTTTCGTGGCCGAGTCACTGCGCTCCGGCATCAACACCGTCCACTTCGGGCAGGCGGAGGCCGCCCGTTCCCTGGGTCTGTCCTTCGGCCAGATCTTCGGCAACATCGTCTTCCCGCAGGCCGTCCGCGCCGCGATCATCCCCCTGGGCAACACCCTCATCGCCCTGACCAAGAACACCACCATCGCCTCGGCGATCGGCGTGGCGGAGGCCTCGCTGCTCATGAAGTCGACGATCGAGAACCACGCCAACATGCTCTTCGTGGTGTTCGGCATCTTCGCCCTCGGCTTCATCGTCCTCACCCTGCCCACCGGCCTGGCCCTCGGCCGGCTGTCCGACCGGATGGCGGTGAGGAAATAATGTCCGTACGCGCGACAGTGCTCTACGACGCCCCCGGGCCCCGTGGTCGTCGCAACAACGTCATCTTCACCGTCCTCACCGCGGTGCTCACCGCCCTGGTACTCGGCTGGATCATCTGGACCCTCAACGACAACGGCCAGCTCACCGCCGCCAAGTGGATGCCGTTCCTCGACTCCCTCACCTGGCGGACGTACATCCTGCCGGGCCTGTGGGGCACCCTGAAGTCCGCCTTCGCGTCCATCATCCTGGCGATGATCCTCGGTGTGCTGCTCGGCCTGGGCCGCCTCTCCGAGATGGCGTGGCTGCGCTGGATCTGCG of the Corynebacterium humireducens NBRC 106098 = DSM 45392 genome contains:
- the gluC gene encoding glutamate ABC transporter permease GluC translates to MTTLWAELGPRLWPAFWLTIQLTVYSAIGSMILGTILTAMRVSPVKILRGLATFYINTVRNTPLTLIIIFCSFGLYQNLGLVLADRTSPTFLVDNNFRLAVLGFVLYTSAFVAESLRSGINTVHFGQAEAARSLGLSFGQIFGNIVFPQAVRAAIIPLGNTLIALTKNTTIASAIGVAEASLLMKSTIENHANMLFVVFGIFALGFIVLTLPTGLALGRLSDRMAVRK